GGCCATCCTGACCGCGCGGATGGCGCCCGGCATCGGCTACCTGATCCCGTGGTTCATCCTGTTCACGAAAGCAAAGATGATCGACACCTACACGGCGCTGATCCTGACCCATCTCATTGTGGCGCTGCCGCTGGTGCTGTGGGTGATGATCGGGTTCTTCGAGGACGTGCCCGGCGACCTGATCGAGGCATCCCGGATCGACGGCTGCTCGCACTTCGCCGCCTTCTTGCGGATCGCCCTGCCGCTCGCCAAGCCCGGCATCGTGGCGACCGGCATCCTGGCCTTCATCTTCTCGTGGAACAACTTCCTCTTCTCGCTCATCATCGCGGGCTTCAAGACGCGCACCCTGCCGATCGCCGTCTACAGCTTCCTGTCCTACGAGGAGATCAACTGGGGCGGCCTGACCGCCGCGGCGACGGTCATCACGCTCCCCGTCCTCCTGCTCGCGCTGCTCGTGCAGAAGCACATCGTGCGCGGTCTCACGCTGGGCGCCCTCAAGGGCTGAGGCGGGCGGTCAGCCTCCGCGCAGGCGCGCGGCGTGGAGGATGGCGATGACGCTCATCGAGTCCTTGATCTCGGCGCGCTCGACCATGCGCACGACCTCGGCGAAGGGGAACTCGCGCCGCTCGAGGAACTCCGTCGCGTCCGGCGGGCGGGAGGCCGGGCGCAGGTCGCGCGCCAGGTAGAGGTGCGCGGTCTCGCGCATGATGCTCTTCGAGGTGTGGAAGTCGCAGAGCTTGACCAGCTGGCCCGCCTCGCGCCCCGCTTCCTCCGCTAGCTCGCGCTGGGCCGCCTGCTCGAGGCTTTCGCCGGCGTGCTGGGAGCCCGTCGGGATCTCCCAGTAGAAGCCCTGCGCGACGTAGCGGTACTGGCCGACCAGAAGGACGGTGTCGGCGTTCGTGAAGGGCAGGACGCCGACGCATTCCCCCGCGTCCACGACCCCGTAGATGGTGGTGCGGCCGTCGGGAAGGAGGGCCACGTCCTCGCGCAGCTTGATCCAGTGGTTCTCGTAAACGGGGCGCGTCGAGCGCGTCTGCCACGGCGCGCGCGCGTGCGG
The genomic region above belongs to Candidatus Methylomirabilota bacterium and contains:
- a CDS encoding carbohydrate ABC transporter permease, producing the protein MLSVSGRGRDRVNPWTYVLLVLLLIPFLFPLAWMVLSSFKTQVQNTAYPPVWVFAPTLGNYREVFQKNPFFTFTLNSLVVAMGSTGLALLLGLPGAYAIARFKRTGIALAILTARMAPGIGYLIPWFILFTKAKMIDTYTALILTHLIVALPLVLWVMIGFFEDVPGDLIEASRIDGCSHFAAFLRIALPLAKPGIVATGILAFIFSWNNFLFSLIIAGFKTRTLPIAVYSFLSYEEINWGGLTAAATVITLPVLLLALLVQKHIVRGLTLGALKG
- a CDS encoding NUDIX hydrolase, with amino-acid sequence MADSDRPHPHARAPWQTRSTRPVYENHWIKLREDVALLPDGRTTIYGVVDAGECVGVLPFTNADTVLLVGQYRYVAQGFYWEIPTGSQHAGESLEQAAQRELAEEAGREAGQLVKLCDFHTSKSIMRETAHLYLARDLRPASRPPDATEFLERREFPFAEVVRMVERAEIKDSMSVIAILHAARLRGG